The following proteins are co-located in the Fusobacteria bacterium ZRK30 genome:
- the ftsH gene encoding ATP-dependent zinc metalloprotease FtsH: MLLFVVTIIMSLPSMMDSAKTKDQKVISYTEFLKKANNGEFKVVQEKEGYVIGKQQLEDTSAFRARMISNRVSQDDNLMKALTQTSVEIKSEDPAKTPLIVQILISWFPMLLLVGIWIFMMNKMKGGGSSGPSVFNMGKSRAKDNGENISNVKFDDVAGIEEAKQELVEVVDFLKEPEKYKKIGASIPKGVLLLGSPGTGKTLLAKAVAGEAAVPFFTISGSEFVEMFVGVGASRVRDLFNKARKAAPCIVFIDEIDAVGRKRGSGQGGGNDEREQTLNQLLVEMDGFSTEETIIVIAATNRPEILDKALMRPGRFDRQVVVDKPDIKGREAILHVHIKGKKIGKDVDLHTLAKKTPGFVGADLANLLNEAAILAARQHRDIIMMEDLEEASEKVSIGPARKSRVTVEKEKHIVAYHEVGHAMIQTFYKDIVDPVHKVTIVPRGMAALGYTMSLPTEDRYLRSKKEYLADIRGLLGGRAAEEVVFGDITTGASNDIERATGIAHAMVTKLGMSDRFGPILLDATKEGDMFQNKIYGEETAKSIDEEIRKMINDAYDEVKTTLRDNYDLLDKISKSLLERETITGEELNILMDGGELEPLKPLEDVVAKGIDELKEELTNKEEEKITSDSDNSPLEIDKNQTETEIEGEVEEKKIDTDIEEEK; this comes from the coding sequence ATGTTATTATTTGTTGTTACAATAATTATGTCATTGCCGTCAATGATGGACAGTGCTAAAACAAAAGATCAAAAAGTAATTAGTTATACAGAATTTTTGAAAAAAGCTAACAATGGGGAATTTAAGGTAGTTCAAGAAAAAGAAGGCTATGTAATCGGAAAACAGCAATTAGAAGATACATCAGCTTTTAGAGCCAGAATGATATCTAACAGAGTTTCACAAGATGATAATCTTATGAAAGCTTTGACTCAGACAAGTGTTGAGATAAAGTCTGAAGATCCGGCTAAAACACCACTTATTGTCCAAATACTTATCTCATGGTTCCCAATGCTATTATTAGTTGGAATCTGGATATTCATGATGAATAAGATGAAGGGCGGAGGAAGCAGTGGTCCTAGTGTATTTAATATGGGTAAATCTAGAGCTAAAGACAACGGTGAAAATATATCCAATGTTAAATTTGATGATGTAGCAGGGATTGAGGAAGCTAAGCAGGAGTTAGTTGAAGTTGTAGATTTCTTGAAAGAACCTGAAAAATATAAAAAAATAGGAGCCAGCATACCTAAAGGTGTCCTGTTATTAGGGTCACCTGGAACAGGTAAAACTCTATTGGCAAAAGCAGTAGCTGGGGAAGCCGCAGTGCCGTTTTTTACTATATCTGGTTCTGAGTTTGTAGAGATGTTCGTAGGAGTAGGTGCTTCTAGAGTAAGAGACTTATTCAATAAAGCTAGAAAAGCAGCACCTTGTATCGTATTTATCGACGAGATAGATGCAGTAGGTAGAAAGAGAGGGTCTGGTCAAGGTGGAGGAAACGATGAAAGGGAACAAACTTTAAATCAACTTCTAGTAGAGATGGATGGTTTCAGTACTGAGGAAACTATAATAGTAATTGCTGCAACTAATAGACCAGAGATCTTAGATAAAGCTCTTATGAGACCGGGAAGATTTGATAGACAGGTTGTTGTAGATAAACCTGATATCAAGGGAAGAGAAGCTATATTACATGTACATATTAAAGGGAAAAAAATAGGAAAAGATGTAGATTTACATACATTAGCTAAAAAAACTCCTGGATTTGTAGGAGCAGACCTTGCTAACTTGTTAAATGAAGCGGCTATATTAGCAGCTAGACAGCATAGAGATATCATCATGATGGAAGATTTAGAGGAAGCATCTGAAAAAGTATCTATTGGTCCTGCTAGAAAATCAAGGGTAACGGTAGAAAAGGAAAAGCATATAGTTGCATATCATGAAGTTGGACATGCAATGATTCAAACTTTTTATAAAGATATAGTAGATCCTGTTCATAAGGTAACTATAGTACCTCGGGGAATGGCAGCTCTTGGTTATACAATGAGTTTACCGACAGAGGATAGATATTTGAGAAGTAAAAAAGAATATCTGGCTGATATAAGAGGATTATTAGGTGGTAGAGCAGCTGAAGAGGTAGTCTTTGGAGATATTACAACTGGAGCTAGTAATGATATAGAAAGAGCTACAGGGATAGCCCATGCTATGGTAACTAAATTAGGGATGTCTGATAGATTTGGACCTATCTTATTAGATGCTACTAAAGAGGGGGATATGTTCCAAAATAAGATCTACGGAGAAGAAACAGCTAAGTCAATAGATGAAGAGATCAGAAAGATGATCAATGATGCCTATGATGAGGTTAAAACTACTTTGAGAGATAATTATGATCTTTTAGATAAGATATCTAAGTCGTTATTGGAAAGAGAGACAATAACCGGAGAAGAACTTAATATTCTTATGGATGGAGGAGAATTAGAACCATTAAAACCATTAGAAGATGTAGTCGCTAAAGGGATAGATGAACTGAAAGAAGAGTTAACTAACAAAGAAGAAGAAAAAATAACTTCTGATTCAGATAACTCTCCTTTAGAAATTGATAAAAATCAAACTGAAACTGAAATCGAAGGTGAAGTGGAAGAGAAAAAAATAGATACAGATATAGAAGAAGAGAAATAA
- the tilS gene encoding tRNA lysidine(34) synthetase TilS has product MDLKKFERLNEEKKLIEYGDRIVIAMSGGPDSVFLYNLLKKVKVRMDLKIYFTHINHGLRGKDSDGDEKFVISLGESENIPTYTKKVDIKEYAKLHGLSEEEAGREVRYGFFREIKDQVGATKVALAHNEDDVVETFMFRLIRGTSFKGLEGIPVMREFFIRPILSYRKEEVLKYLDENGIDYCIDKTNFEEIYTRNKIRLNLIPSIEKEYNINFKEKIINLISDIGEFNGIINSNLKKYTKNDILDVRELKKEEKFIQRTIISEYLQKFDISVNRNKILEIQKLIYSDGSKEIYGNCRYRIKKTYDILEVVEVEKVKFNDQLIVKLTVPGSVLWNNYKISAQLINEDQKSKEGKNEFYCKLRKDDVLTVRSRKNGDKFYPVGMSGRKKLKDLFINLKIPKEERDSIPIITNLDEILWIGGIRGDRRFEDLKKETVKLKIEKIEEVDFSGKQQQ; this is encoded by the coding sequence ATGGATTTAAAAAAATTTGAAAGATTGAATGAAGAGAAAAAACTGATAGAATATGGAGATAGAATAGTTATAGCCATGTCTGGGGGACCAGATTCAGTATTTTTATACAACCTCCTAAAGAAAGTAAAAGTTAGGATGGATCTTAAAATATACTTTACCCATATAAATCACGGTCTCAGAGGGAAAGATAGCGACGGAGATGAAAAATTTGTTATAAGTTTAGGAGAGTCAGAAAATATACCTACCTATACAAAAAAAGTCGATATTAAAGAATATGCTAAGCTTCACGGCTTATCCGAAGAGGAAGCTGGACGGGAAGTAAGGTATGGATTTTTTAGAGAGATAAAGGATCAAGTGGGGGCTACCAAGGTTGCGCTAGCCCACAATGAAGATGATGTGGTGGAGACCTTTATGTTTCGTCTTATCCGGGGGACATCTTTCAAGGGGTTAGAGGGAATCCCCGTTATGAGGGAATTCTTTATCCGGCCTATTTTAAGTTATAGAAAGGAAGAGGTCTTAAAATATTTAGATGAAAATGGGATAGATTATTGTATAGATAAGACGAATTTTGAGGAGATCTATACAAGAAATAAGATTAGGTTAAACTTAATTCCATCCATAGAAAAAGAATATAATATTAATTTTAAAGAAAAAATAATAAATTTAATTTCAGATATAGGTGAGTTTAATGGTATTATTAATAGTAACTTGAAAAAGTACACAAAAAATGATATTTTAGATGTAAGGGAACTAAAAAAAGAGGAAAAGTTTATTCAACGAACCATTATCTCAGAATATTTACAAAAATTTGATATATCTGTAAATAGAAATAAAATCCTTGAAATACAAAAACTTATTTATTCTGATGGGAGCAAGGAAATATATGGAAATTGCAGATACCGTATCAAGAAAACATACGATATTTTAGAGGTAGTGGAAGTAGAAAAAGTAAAATTTAATGATCAATTAATTGTAAAATTAACTGTTCCAGGGAGTGTTCTTTGGAATAATTATAAGATAAGTGCTCAATTAATTAATGAGGATCAGAAATCCAAAGAAGGAAAAAATGAATTTTATTGTAAACTAAGAAAGGATGATGTTTTAACAGTTCGTTCAAGAAAAAATGGGGATAAATTTTACCCCGTTGGGATGAGTGGAAGGAAAAAACTAAAAGATTTATTTATCAACTTGAAAATCCCAAAGGAGGAGAGAGATTCTATTCCAATTATTACTAATTTAGATGAAATTCTATGGATAGGGGGAATTAGAGGGGATAGGCGTTTTGAAGATTTAAAAAAGGAAACTGTAAAACTGAAAATTGAAAAAATTGAGGAGGTAGACTTCAGTGGAAAACAACAACAATAA
- a CDS encoding SpoIID/LytB domain-containing protein: protein MKLLYMFLFIGLTIYGGEYVQDDLIVGINRFKGKKIYVSSENGSAIIEIKSDEYYTYEIKSGSIQTISISGDMIKFKDKRSPKIYLHKGTPETTIKISLDGKKFSRYRGDFEFIPYKNNVLPLNSVQSEDYIYSVVPSEIGHYFPEEAIKAQSLAARSYLYYGLRYSKYDKFDLFDNVNSQMYLGMDRENQKINSSIDTTRGKVILYGGKPINALYYSTSGGITANNEDVWGGNSTPYLRSVNDRGNENKSPRLKWEVKISKNEISKRFGFKVKGLKVLEVKSNRVNKIKVYGNKNQTITGDKFRSIVGYGKVYSTQFRVRSSGNYFVFTGKGSGHGVGMSQYGAYGLSQKGKNYQEILKHYYKGVEIKEYKRTN, encoded by the coding sequence ATGAAATTACTCTATATGTTTTTATTTATTGGACTGACAATCTATGGGGGAGAATATGTACAGGATGATCTGATTGTAGGAATTAATCGTTTTAAAGGGAAAAAAATATATGTGAGCTCAGAGAACGGGAGTGCCATTATAGAGATAAAATCAGATGAATATTATACCTATGAGATAAAATCTGGTAGTATTCAGACTATATCAATCAGTGGAGATATGATAAAATTTAAAGACAAAAGATCACCGAAGATCTATCTGCATAAGGGAACCCCTGAAACGACTATAAAGATCAGTCTGGATGGGAAAAAATTCAGCAGATACAGGGGTGATTTTGAATTTATTCCCTATAAAAATAATGTACTGCCATTAAACAGTGTCCAATCAGAGGATTATATATATTCGGTAGTTCCATCGGAGATAGGGCACTATTTTCCAGAGGAAGCTATAAAAGCCCAGAGTCTGGCAGCCAGGTCTTATTTATATTATGGGTTAAGATATTCAAAATATGATAAATTTGACCTGTTTGATAATGTAAATTCCCAGATGTACCTGGGGATGGATAGGGAAAATCAGAAGATAAATTCATCTATAGATACTACCCGTGGAAAGGTTATATTATACGGTGGAAAACCGATAAATGCTCTTTACTATTCCACCAGTGGTGGAATAACTGCTAACAATGAAGATGTATGGGGGGGAAATTCAACTCCGTACCTCCGATCGGTCAATGACAGGGGAAATGAAAATAAATCCCCTAGACTGAAATGGGAAGTAAAGATCTCTAAAAATGAAATTTCTAAAAGATTCGGATTTAAGGTGAAGGGGCTTAAAGTCTTAGAGGTAAAAAGTAACAGGGTCAACAAGATCAAAGTATACGGAAATAAAAATCAGACTATAACAGGAGATAAATTTAGGAGTATAGTTGGATATGGTAAGGTATACAGCACCCAATTCAGAGTAAGATCCAGCGGTAACTACTTTGTATTCACTGGAAAGGGATCAGGGCATGGAGTCGGAATGAGTCAATACGGTGCCTATGGTTTATCCCAAAAAGGGAAAAACTACCAGGAGATACTCAAACACTATTATAAAGGTGTAGAAATAAAGGAATATAAGAGGACAAATTAA
- a CDS encoding B12-binding domain-containing radical SAM protein translates to MKNITLLGINSKFVHTNLAIRYIKKMIEQVDGYSLTMVESSINNQLPNIIREVIESKPEILLVSTYIWNKEFVFKTIVELKKINPNLKIYLGGPEVSYNAVEVMETYKEVDGIIEGEGEQIITNLLKKDEKDVLGLYYRSKENKDDIKFNGHESPIENLDIIPFPYENWELLENKGKIFYYESTRGCPFRCSYCMSSIEKSVRSFSLPRVKRDLMTFLDAGVNLVKFVDRTFNLKKDHYMEVWKFLIENYRPNTTFHFEISADLFDDEVIEFLTTVPKDLFQFEIGVQTINENTMKLIRRKNDLEKLSKNVLAIKDNIHLHLDLIAGLPKEDFETFKNSFNYVYDLKPEMIQLGFLKILRGTEISGQIEEFDYKYMGFPPYEVISNDDITYEELLKLKDVEEVLDFYYNSGDFIKSVDYLINNFYSSPFEFYLDLADFYEEKGHFKVSHKKLAIFNFLVDFYNEKKFGQGDNDEKIRFIQYLKFDYINLGKPGKYPEWFTSSKDKDLYHELVEKLVEESKFKNNRQGFKNTEMEEFDIDIFTGERKQTKLLFIYEGKETKIQEC, encoded by the coding sequence ATGAAAAACATAACACTTTTAGGTATAAACAGTAAGTTTGTCCATACAAATTTAGCTATCAGATATATAAAAAAAATGATAGAACAAGTAGATGGATACAGTCTTACAATGGTAGAGAGCAGTATCAATAATCAACTGCCGAATATTATAAGGGAAGTAATAGAGTCAAAACCAGAAATATTATTGGTATCTACATACATTTGGAACAAAGAATTTGTATTCAAAACAATAGTGGAATTAAAGAAGATAAATCCTAATCTAAAGATCTATTTAGGAGGGCCGGAAGTTTCATATAATGCTGTAGAGGTTATGGAAACGTATAAAGAGGTAGATGGAATAATAGAAGGGGAGGGGGAACAAATAATAACTAACCTCCTAAAAAAAGATGAAAAAGATGTTTTAGGACTCTATTATAGAAGCAAAGAAAATAAAGATGATATAAAGTTTAACGGGCATGAATCCCCTATAGAGAACTTAGATATAATACCATTTCCATATGAAAATTGGGAATTGCTGGAAAATAAAGGCAAGATATTTTACTATGAATCTACTAGGGGCTGCCCATTTAGATGTTCATATTGTATGTCTTCTATAGAAAAAAGTGTTAGAAGTTTCAGCTTGCCCAGGGTAAAAAGAGATCTTATGACATTTTTAGATGCAGGGGTTAATTTGGTAAAATTTGTAGACAGGACTTTTAACTTAAAAAAAGATCATTATATGGAAGTATGGAAATTTTTAATAGAAAATTACAGACCAAATACGACATTTCATTTTGAAATAAGTGCAGATTTATTTGATGATGAAGTTATAGAATTTTTGACCACAGTACCAAAAGACCTGTTTCAATTTGAGATAGGGGTACAGACAATCAATGAGAATACTATGAAGTTGATCAGACGTAAAAATGATTTAGAAAAATTATCGAAAAATGTGCTGGCTATAAAGGATAACATCCATCTCCATCTTGATCTTATAGCAGGATTGCCAAAGGAAGATTTTGAAACTTTTAAGAACTCATTTAACTATGTCTATGACTTAAAACCTGAGATGATTCAATTGGGGTTTTTAAAGATTTTGAGAGGGACTGAGATATCTGGACAGATAGAGGAATTTGATTATAAATATATGGGATTTCCACCCTATGAAGTTATATCCAATGACGATATAACCTATGAAGAACTCCTAAAATTAAAGGATGTAGAGGAAGTTTTAGACTTTTATTATAATTCAGGTGATTTTATAAAGAGTGTGGATTATCTAATAAATAATTTTTATAGTTCACCATTTGAATTTTATTTGGATCTGGCTGACTTCTATGAGGAGAAAGGCCACTTTAAGGTATCCCATAAAAAATTAGCTATCTTTAACTTTTTAGTGGATTTCTACAATGAAAAAAAGTTTGGACAAGGTGATAATGATGAAAAAATCAGGTTTATACAATATCTAAAATTTGATTATATCAACTTGGGGAAACCGGGAAAATATCCAGAGTGGTTCACTTCTTCTAAGGATAAAGATCTTTACCATGAACTGGTAGAAAAACTGGTGGAGGAATCAAAATTTAAAAATAACAGACAGGGATTTAAAAATACAGAGATGGAGGAGTTTGATATAGACATCTTCACAGGTGAAAGAAAACAAACAAAGCTGTTATTCATATATGAAGGAAAAGAAACTAAAATACAGGAGTGTTAG
- the mltG gene encoding endolytic transglycosylase MltG, which produces MKTIKIFIFSIVIIFFLGMGTYYYEIHMRKSEIKKEVEFKKGESVGDFLNKVGIEQNIFLKVYFRVSGISSEIKAGHYKLDREYTISEFFKVLKEGRSEMVRITIPEGFTVEQIKKLLISNEMISESEFQNILKDIKFPYPTPNNNFEGYFFPETYYFAIGSDPKVIIETMLGEFLRKFPVENYGKSEKDKQDFYEKLILASIIEREAVLDVEKPLIASVFYNRIKKGMRLESDATVNYIFGYEKRRIYYKDLKIESPYNTYRNHGLPPAPIGNPGSVAIEASLNPASTGYYFFVATYDGTNSHHFTKTYREHINYQKQNKNKPK; this is translated from the coding sequence ATGAAAACGATAAAAATATTTATATTTAGTATAGTGATAATATTTTTTTTGGGAATGGGGACATATTATTATGAAATCCATATGAGAAAATCAGAAATAAAAAAAGAAGTTGAATTTAAAAAAGGAGAAAGTGTAGGAGACTTTTTAAATAAAGTAGGGATAGAGCAAAATATTTTTTTAAAGGTATATTTCAGAGTATCGGGGATCTCCAGTGAGATAAAAGCCGGACATTATAAGCTAGACAGAGAATATACAATATCAGAGTTTTTTAAAGTCTTAAAAGAAGGGCGTTCTGAGATGGTAAGAATAACTATCCCAGAAGGGTTTACAGTGGAACAGATAAAAAAACTCCTAATATCTAATGAGATGATCAGTGAATCGGAATTCCAAAATATTTTAAAGGATATTAAATTTCCATATCCTACTCCCAACAATAATTTTGAAGGTTATTTTTTCCCTGAAACATATTATTTTGCCATAGGGTCAGATCCCAAGGTGATAATAGAGACCATGTTAGGAGAGTTTTTAAGGAAGTTTCCAGTAGAAAATTATGGTAAGAGTGAAAAAGATAAACAGGATTTTTATGAAAAATTGATATTAGCCTCAATTATAGAGAGGGAAGCTGTATTAGATGTAGAAAAGCCTCTCATTGCATCGGTATTTTATAATAGGATAAAGAAAGGTATGAGGCTAGAGTCGGATGCCACGGTAAACTATATATTCGGATATGAAAAGAGGAGGATCTACTATAAAGATCTGAAGATAGAATCTCCATATAATACCTATCGAAATCACGGGTTGCCTCCAGCTCCTATTGGAAACCCTGGAAGTGTGGCTATAGAAGCCAGTTTAAACCCTGCCAGTACAGGATATTATTTTTTTGTAGCGACCTATGATGGGACAAACAGTCATCATTTTACAAAGACATATAGGGAACATATAAACTATCAAAAACAGAATAAGAATAAACCAAAATAA
- a CDS encoding DEAD/DEAH box helicase yields MEKMVEFKKLGLSEKTLAALEKKGFEKPSPIQALTIPALLNGDKDVIGQAQTGTGKTAAFSLPILEKMDENKRGVKAIVLAPTRELAIQVAEEINSLKGERRLKVLPVYGGQAMDQQIRTLRRGVDIVVGTPGRVQDHIRRKTLVLEDLDFFILDEADEMLNMGFVEDIETILAATNDDKKMLFFSATMPNEILKVAKKYMGEFEVMRVKATELTTKNTEQIYFEVRDGDKFEALCRVVDVEVDFYGIVFCRTKNDVDNVVSKLIERGYEAEGIHGDISQAQRERTLRKFKTKNINILVATDVAARGIDVNDLTHVINYSIPQEAEAYVHRIGRTGRAGKKGVAITFVTPREMGKLSRIKRVAKAEIKKSTIPEIDEVLKAKKESLYACVGEIIAEKDFSVYSDMATELAVESNPVDVIAALLRHVYDDEFDKETYRKIRNNMRSNDRNDRRDRNDRDGRRDRNDRGGRQTLDNQTRLFIGMGKKDNLDARKLLAIVNKEAKVPGRKIKDIKIMNEFSFMTVPFSEAEDIIHALNATRKGGRPLVEKAKN; encoded by the coding sequence ATGGAAAAAATGGTAGAATTTAAAAAATTAGGATTGTCAGAAAAGACTTTAGCAGCTTTAGAAAAAAAAGGATTTGAAAAGCCAAGTCCAATACAAGCACTTACTATCCCAGCTCTTCTTAATGGAGATAAAGATGTAATCGGTCAAGCACAAACTGGAACTGGTAAAACAGCAGCTTTCTCATTACCTATCTTAGAAAAGATGGACGAGAATAAAAGAGGAGTAAAAGCAATAGTTTTAGCTCCTACAAGAGAATTAGCTATCCAGGTAGCAGAAGAAATTAACTCTTTAAAAGGTGAAAGAAGATTAAAGGTACTTCCAGTGTATGGTGGGCAAGCAATGGACCAACAGATCAGAACTCTTAGAAGAGGAGTAGATATCGTAGTAGGAACTCCAGGAAGAGTACAAGATCATATCAGAAGAAAGACTTTAGTATTAGAAGATTTAGACTTCTTTATATTAGATGAAGCTGACGAAATGTTAAACATGGGATTCGTAGAAGATATCGAAACTATCTTAGCGGCAACTAACGATGACAAGAAGATGTTATTCTTCTCAGCAACTATGCCTAACGAAATCTTAAAAGTAGCTAAAAAATATATGGGTGAATTTGAAGTAATGAGAGTTAAAGCTACTGAGCTTACAACTAAAAATACAGAGCAAATTTACTTTGAAGTAAGAGATGGAGATAAATTTGAAGCTCTTTGCAGAGTTGTAGATGTAGAGGTAGACTTCTACGGAATCGTATTCTGTAGAACTAAAAATGATGTAGACAATGTAGTTAGCAAGCTTATCGAAAGAGGATATGAAGCTGAAGGAATCCATGGAGATATATCACAGGCTCAAAGAGAAAGAACTCTTAGAAAGTTTAAGACAAAAAACATAAATATCTTAGTAGCTACAGACGTAGCAGCAAGAGGAATAGATGTAAATGACCTTACTCATGTAATCAACTACTCTATACCACAAGAAGCTGAGGCATATGTACATAGAATCGGTAGAACTGGTAGAGCAGGTAAAAAAGGTGTGGCTATAACATTTGTTACTCCTAGAGAGATGGGTAAATTAAGCAGAATCAAAAGAGTAGCTAAAGCAGAGATTAAAAAATCGACTATTCCTGAAATTGATGAAGTTTTAAAAGCTAAGAAGGAAAGTTTGTATGCTTGTGTAGGAGAGATAATTGCAGAGAAGGATTTCTCAGTATACTCTGATATGGCAACTGAACTAGCTGTAGAAAGTAATCCTGTAGATGTAATCGCAGCATTATTAAGACATGTATATGATGATGAATTCGATAAGGAAACTTATAGAAAAATCAGAAATAACATGAGATCAAATGATAGAAATGACAGAAGAGATAGAAACGATAGAGATGGTAGAAGAGATAGAAATGATAGAGGCGGAAGACAAACTTTAGATAACCAAACTAGATTATTTATCGGAATGGGTAAAAAAGATAACTTAGATGCCAGAAAATTATTAGCTATCGTCAACAAAGAAGCTAAAGTTCCAGGAAGAAAGATCAAAGATATCAAAATTATGAATGAATTTTCATTTATGACGGTTCCGTTTTCTGAAGCAGAGGATATTATCCATGCATTAAACGCTACTAGAAAAGGTGGAAGACCATTAGTAGAAAAAGCTAAAAACTAA
- a CDS encoding Na/Pi cotransporter family protein, translating into MGNALNIILNVIGGLGIFLYGMENMANAMQKVAGDKLKNVIAIVTKNRFLGVLVGIVITILVQSSSVTTVMVIGFVNASLMNLTQALGVILGANIGTTAVGWLLILKVGKYGLPLAGFGAIIGMFAKTEKGKEKSKLMMGIGLIFFGMELMKNGFEPLRAMPEFVAMFQRFHVTGIGSAFLVAMVGAFLTAIVQASAATLGITIMLASQGLIDAQTGVAIVMGLNVGTTITAFLASFGAKANAKRAAYAHTIINIFGLLWVLPIYGIYTNMIGHIVDPSVNISGFLAAAHTIFNVTNAILFIFLLTPLANFLKKIIPNDEVKAKKYTHLDVRMLETPTLAIEQTKAEVASIGDDIKLALEKVKTVIENNLPKNSDEIAEVFRIEEKVDMVQSEVAELNSQILGLDIEQHLVMVTRKNIAICDQYESLTDYAERIMKVYARLKENDLVINQHKKEDLFCLHNAVVEFFDLVNNAYVTNNVDITIEAVKKSTEITNMYRKARKGHLERMGSDKKQRPMLSTGHMDMLNHYRRLSDHMLTVVEIMNI; encoded by the coding sequence ATGGGAAATGCGTTGAATATAATATTGAATGTAATTGGTGGATTGGGAATTTTCTTATATGGAATGGAGAATATGGCCAATGCAATGCAAAAGGTAGCGGGAGATAAGTTAAAAAATGTAATTGCAATCGTGACTAAAAATAGATTTTTAGGTGTTTTAGTAGGGATAGTAATTACAATTTTAGTTCAATCTTCATCTGTAACAACGGTTATGGTAATTGGATTTGTAAATGCCAGTTTAATGAACCTTACTCAGGCTTTGGGAGTTATTTTAGGAGCCAATATAGGAACTACTGCTGTAGGTTGGCTGCTTATTCTAAAGGTTGGTAAATACGGACTGCCTTTAGCTGGGTTCGGGGCTATCATCGGAATGTTTGCCAAAACTGAAAAAGGCAAAGAAAAATCAAAATTAATGATGGGAATAGGTCTGATATTCTTTGGAATGGAACTTATGAAAAATGGTTTTGAACCTCTTAGAGCCATGCCGGAATTTGTTGCAATGTTTCAAAGATTCCATGTAACAGGGATAGGAAGTGCATTCTTAGTAGCTATGGTAGGAGCATTCTTAACGGCAATAGTGCAGGCTTCAGCAGCTACTTTAGGAATAACTATAATGTTAGCCAGTCAAGGGCTGATCGATGCACAAACTGGTGTAGCTATAGTAATGGGATTGAATGTAGGGACTACTATTACAGCGTTCTTAGCATCATTTGGTGCTAAGGCTAATGCAAAAAGAGCAGCCTATGCCCATACGATTATAAATATCTTTGGACTCCTATGGGTACTTCCGATATATGGAATATACACTAATATGATAGGACATATTGTAGATCCTAGTGTAAATATAAGTGGTTTTTTAGCAGCAGCTCATACGATATTTAATGTTACCAATGCGATTTTATTTATATTTTTGTTGACACCCCTGGCTAATTTTTTGAAAAAAATAATTCCAAATGATGAAGTAAAAGCAAAAAAATATACACATCTAGATGTAAGGATGCTTGAAACTCCTACTTTGGCTATTGAACAAACAAAGGCAGAGGTAGCTTCTATAGGTGACGATATTAAGTTAGCATTAGAAAAAGTTAAAACTGTTATAGAAAATAATTTACCAAAAAATTCTGATGAAATAGCGGAAGTGTTTAGAATTGAAGAAAAAGTGGATATGGTTCAGAGTGAAGTAGCGGAACTGAATTCACAAATTTTGGGATTAGATATAGAACAACACTTAGTTATGGTTACAAGAAAAAACATAGCTATCTGTGACCAATATGAGTCTTTAACAGACTATGCTGAAAGGATTATGAAAGTATATGCCAGATTAAAAGAAAATGATCTAGTTATCAATCAACATAAAAAAGAAGATCTATTTTGTCTGCATAATGCAGTAGTAGAGTTCTTTGACCTGGTAAATAATGCATATGTAACAAATAACGTAGACATAACAATAGAAGCTGTAAAAAAATCTACTGAGATTACTAATATGTATAGAAAAGCAAGAAAAGGTCATTTAGAAAGAATGGGTAGTGATAAAAAACAAAGACCTATGCTGAGTACAGGGCATATGGATATGTTAAATCATTATAGACGTTTAAGCGATCATATGCTCACAGTAGTAGAGATAATGAATATATAG
- a CDS encoding porin family protein, with the protein MIEREVGIPTGFYRRLEFETGEEPYINVGVSTKIIPYYAKLKYLLDLEDQSSPYYLFSMGVNLVEGEDIAFDAFLDDLSQRVNYGIGVGITFKDVEVEILYGKYNYQNIGIPHQDEKSLYSSTKITFGCKYRF; encoded by the coding sequence ATGATAGAGAGAGAGGTTGGAATACCGACAGGATTTTATCGGAGACTGGAGTTTGAAACAGGGGAAGAGCCCTATATAAATGTGGGGGTCAGCACAAAAATAATACCTTATTATGCAAAACTAAAGTATCTACTGGATCTAGAAGACCAATCTTCTCCCTATTATTTATTTTCTATGGGAGTTAACTTGGTTGAAGGTGAAGATATAGCTTTTGATGCATTTTTAGATGACCTATCACAGAGGGTAAATTATGGGATAGGTGTTGGCATTACTTTTAAAGACGTTGAGGTAGAGATATTATATGGAAAATATAATTATCAAAATATCGGGATACCTCACCAAGATGAAAAAAGTTTGTATAGTTCAACAAAAATCACATTTGGCTGCAAATATAGATTCTGA